A genomic region of Eucalyptus grandis isolate ANBG69807.140 chromosome 5, ASM1654582v1, whole genome shotgun sequence contains the following coding sequences:
- the LOC104445498 gene encoding G-type lectin S-receptor-like serine/threonine-protein kinase B120 has product MLGAFVNGGMPFTGKNRASFFLFSLFFVSLSLLSYSHAANSISRGQSVRDGKTLISSSGKFELGFFSPANSSLRYVGIWYHKISVKTVVWVANRESPVSGESGVFTVSSDGNLMVLDGNNRTVWSSGSNSSAVATNLTAVLKDSGNLVLLAGTDADSASADGDISNSYWQSFKHPTDTYLPGMRVRWNSVAGENRAFMSWKSSNDPSPGNYSMGVDSQIPPQIVIWGQSGREWRSGHWNRPFFTGVPNMTSDIRYGFSLTPIEADGSMYFTYTPSNGSKLLMFRILWNGTEEQLGWDETSNEWTVLQSQPAKECDLYNRCGDFAICNEMDYPKCSCMKGFSPKSPDQWNSGNWSAGCARKTQLQCRDNSSFTAGDGGGMDGFLELHGVKLPDFAENVSASNRDECEVKCRENCSCNAYAFGRRIGCMLWSENLIDVQHFAQCGMTVQIRLAKTELETKSKISNLFKIITFLVGALVLGVLVYLLWRFKDNLKGFSIFNWKNKRLPLSDDLVRNDELSAELSGPDGLARDAKQVGGTDIPVFKFSSIEAATNFFSEENKLGLGGFGPVYKGNLFGGQEIAVKRLSRKSSQGIEEFKNEVMLIAKLQHRNLVRLFGFCIKGEDKMLIYEYMPNRSLDRFIFDPVKRMQLNWKTRFEIIEGIARGLLYLHRDSRLRIIHRDLKASNILLDEEMNPKISDFGMARIFGTNENEASTNRVVGTYGYMSPEYAMEGLFSVKSDVYSFGILLLEIITSKKNFGFRTLEHSSLIVYAWHHLKEGKGMELIDPCIRDTCSTDEVLRCIQVGLLCVQDSAPNRPTMPSVMLLLKSETVDLPFPKLPRSTSITGSTGTCSLFESQEIESLNGVTISSVVGR; this is encoded by the exons ATGCTTGGGGCATTTGTCAATGGTGGAATGCCCTTCACCGGCAAAAACAGAgcaagtttcttccttttctccttgTTTTTTGTGTCGTTGTCTCTGCTTTCGTATTCTCATGCAGCCAATTCGATCTCGCGCGGGCAGTCTGTCAGAGACGGCAAGactctgatttcttcttctggGAAATTCGAACTGGGGTTCTTTAGCCCTGCGAATTCATCTCTTAGATATGTTGGTATTTGGTACCACAAGATTAGTGTTAAAACCGTCGTCTGGGTTGCAAACAGGGAGAGCCCAGTTTCTGGTGAATCTGGAGTTTTCACAGTTTCAAGTGATGGAAATTTGATGGTTTTAGACGGGAATAATCGCACAGTTTGGTCAAGTGGCAGTAATTCCTCCGCTGTGGCCACCAACTTAACAGCTGTTCTGAAGGATTCTGGAAATCTTGTTCTTTTGGCCGGAACAGATGCCGACTCTGCTAGTGCTGATGGTGATATCAGCAATTCCTATTGGCAAAGCTTCAAACACCCGACAGACACGTACTTGCCTGGCATGAGAGTGAGGTGGAACTCTGTGGCTGGAGAGAACCGTGCCTTCATGTCATGGAAGTCATCAAATGACCCTTCCCCTGGGAACTATTCTATGGGCGTCGATTCCCAGATTCCACCACAGATAGTGATCTGGGGCCAGTCAGGCCGGGAATGGAGGAGCGGGCATTGGAATCGGCCGTTTTTCACCGGCGTGCCAAATATGACTAGCGATATTCGATATGGGTTCAGTCTCACGCCCATTGAGGCGGATGGAAGCATGTATTTTACGTACACACCGTCGAATGGATCCAAACTCTTGATGTTCCGTATACTTTGGAATGGGACGGAGGAGCAATTAGGCTGGGATGAGACTAGTAATGAGTGGACTGTGCTGCAATCGCAGCCTGCTAAGGAATGTGACCTCTATAATAGGTGTGGAGATTTTGCAATATGTAATGAAATGGACTATCCCAAATGTAGTTGCATGAAAGGGTTCAGTCCAAAGTCACCAGATCAATGGAACAGCGGTAACTGGTCCGCAGGTTGTGCTCGGAAGACCCAATTGCAGTGTCGGGACAACAGCAGCTTTACAGCAGGAGATGGTGGTGGGATGGATGGCTTTTTGGAATTGCATGGCGTGAAGTTACCGGATTTTGCAGAGAATGTTTCAGCCTCAAACAGGGATGAGTGTGAGGTAAAGTGTCGGGAAAATTGTTCGTGCAACGCTTATGCTTTTGGAAGACGAATCGGGTGCATGCTGTGGAGCGAGAATTTGATAGATGTACAGCATTTTGCCCAGTGCGGAATGACCGTCCAAATTCGTCTCGCCAAGACTGAATTAG AAACGAAGAGCAAAATATCGAACCTgttcaaaataattactttCTTGGTTGGAGCGTTAGTTCTCGGTGTACTGGTATATTTGTTATGGAGGTTCAAGGACAATTTGAAAG GATTCTCGATTTTCAATTGGAAAAACAAGAGACTTCCCCTGTCTGATGATCTTGTTAGGAACGACGAGCTATCCGCTGAATTATCCGGACCAGATGGTCTTGCTAGAGATGCCAAGCAAGTAGGGGGAACTGACATACCGGTGTTCAAATTCAGTTCCATCGAAGCTGCGACGAACTTCTTTTCTGAAGAAAACAAGCTCGGACTAGGAGGATTTGGTCCTGTATACAAG GGAAACCTTTTTGGAGGACAAGAAATAGCCGTTAAGAGGCTTTCAAGGAAGTCAAGCCAGGGGATCGAGGAATTTAAGAATGAGGTTATGTTAATTGCGAAGTTACAACACAGAAATCTTGTGAGACTATTTGGGTTCTGCATTAAGGGGGAAGATAAGATGCTTATTTATGAGTACATGCCCAACAGGAGCTTGGATCGTTTTATTTTCG ATCCAGTGAAGCGAATGCAATTGAATTGGAAGACACGTTTTGAGATTATTGAAGGGATAGCACGAGGCCTCCTCTATCTCCATCGTGACTCTAGACTAAGGATTATCCACCGTGACCTGAAAGCCAGTaacattttattggatgaaGAAATGAACCCGAAAATATCAGACTTTGGCATGGCGAGAATTTTTGGTACAAATGAGAACGAAGCGAGTACCAATCGAGTGGTTGGCACATA TGGTTACATGTCTCCAGAGTACGCGATGGAAGGTCTATTTTCAGTCAAATCCGATGTCTACAGCTTCGGAATATTATTGCTGGAGATCATTACTAGCAAGAAAAACTTTGGCTTTCGCACACTAGAACATTCTAGTCTCATCGTCTAT GCTTGGCACCATTTGAAAGAAGGGAAGGGGATGGAGCTTATTGATCCCTGTATCAGGGACACGTGCTCTACGGATGAGGTTTTGCGATGCATACAAGTTGGACTGCTGTGCGTGCAGGACTCCGCCCCAAATAGACCGACCATGCCTTCCGTTATGCTGCTATTAAAAAGCGAAACAGTGGATCTTCCCTTCCCGAAACTACCCAGGTCAACCTCGATCACGGGCTCCACGGGTACATGTTCTTTGTTTGAAAGCCAAGAAATTGAGTCATTGAATGGCGTAACAATTAGCTCCGTGGTTGGTAGATAA